From a single Brassica oleracea var. oleracea cultivar TO1000 chromosome C5, BOL, whole genome shotgun sequence genomic region:
- the LOC106343223 gene encoding uncharacterized protein LOC106343223, producing the protein MRGALFRNASLCARRLLLSPRINTHQPSSSSNARFVAPIATPFPPRLFSSESDSSGENPPPPPESSSPIESSNKKDLAVEDVGNKELKARIEKYFNEGNEDALPGIIEALLQRRLADKHADTDDEVMDSLQNQPFKDDVKDEDFESDFEEAHSTDDELEDLYNSPEYVKKKMQNNEFFNMDEKKWDVIVRDGIRHGILKDTKECEEILEDMLHWDKLLPDDLKKKVEAKFNELGDMCERGEIEPEAAYELFKEFEDEMVIQYGDQMEAAGPPKFDETDPSYSNTNLDDPPGKGPILRWQSRIVFAPGGDAWHPKNRKVKLSVTVKELGLSKHQARRLRELVGKRYDSGKDELTITSERFEHREENRKDCLRTLYGLIEEAAKANKIAEDIRTAYVKQRLQANPAFMQKLQAKIMRSKESNPINA; encoded by the exons ATGAGAGGAGCTCTCTTCAGAAATGCATCTCTCTGCGCTCGCAGACTTCTCCTTTCTCCTCGAATCAACACTCATCAACCCTCCTCCTCCTCCAATGCTCGTTTCGTCGCTCCGATCGCCACTCCGTTTCCCCCCAGATTATTCTCCTCCGAATCCGATTCCTCCGGCGAGAACCCTCCTCCTCCTCCGGAGTCTTCTTCTCCGATTGAATCCTCCAACAAGAAAGATCTCGCTGTAGAAGACGTAGGAAACAAAG AGCTTAAGGCCCGTATAGAGAAGTACTTCAACGAAGGAAACGAAGACGCTTTACCCGGAATCATCGAAGCTCTTCTCCAGAGAAGGCTTGCTGACAAGCACGCGGACACGGATGACGAAGTGATGGACTCGCTCCAGAACCAGCCTTTCAAAGACGATGTGAAAGACGAAGACTTTGAATCTGATTTCGAGGAAGCTCACTCTACTGACGACGAGCTCGAGGATCTGTATAATTCCCCTGAGTATGTGAAGAAGAAGATGCAGAACAATGAGTTCTTTAATATGGATGAGAAGAAGTGGGATGTCATTGTTAGAGATGGGATTAGGCATGGGATTTTGAAGGATACTAAGGAGTGTGAAGAGATTCTTGAGGATATGCTTCACTGGGACAAGCTTCTTCCTG ATGACTTGAAGAAGAAAGTTGAAGCGAAGTTTAATGAGCTCGGAGACATGTGTGAAAGGGGTGAAATCGAGCCTGAAGCAGCTTATGAGCTGTTTAAGGAATTCGAAGATGAGATGGTGATTCAATATGGGGATCAAATGGAAGCTGCGGGACCTCCCAAGTTTGATGAAACGGATCCTTCCTATAGCAACACCAACTTGGATGACCCTCCCGGTAAAGGTCCAATCCTTAGGTGGCAGTCAAGGATTGTTTTTGCTCCTGGAGGCGATGCTTGGCATCCAAAGAACAGGAAAGTTAAACTGTCTGTTACAGTGAAAGAGCTCGGACTCTCTAAGCATCAGGCTCGTAGGCTACGGGAGCTCGTTGGAAAAAGATATGATTCAGGGAAAGACGAGCTTACAATCACAAGCGAGAG GTTTGAACACCGAGAGGAAAACAGGAAAGACTGCTTGCGGACGCTATACGGGTTGATAGAGGAAGCTGCGAAGGCTAACAAGATTGCTGAGGACATAAGAACTGCTTATGTGAAACAGAGGCTCCAAGCTAATCCAGCTTTTATGCAGAAACTACAAGCCAAGATCATGAGGTCTAAAGAATCAAATCCCATCAACGCATA